A stretch of Aedes aegypti strain LVP_AGWG chromosome 2, AaegL5.0 Primary Assembly, whole genome shotgun sequence DNA encodes these proteins:
- the LOC5577129 gene encoding vitelline membrane protein 15a-1: protein MNKFIILAIFALAVGAMADYPKPAYHAPPPPPPHHLHAHPAPAPVVHTYPVHAPHAKCGANLLVGCAPSVAHVPCVPLPGHAPAHGYGHAPAPHYRAPESDSFDQFEE, encoded by the coding sequence ATGAACAAGTTCATCATCTTGGCAATCTTCGCTCTGGCCGTCGGCGCCATGGCTGATTACCCGAAGCCAGCTTACCACGCACCTCCTCCACCACCACCACACCACCTCCACGCTCACCCCGCTCCGGCTCCAGTGGTTCACACCTACCCGGTGCACGCCCCCCACGCCAAGTGCGGTGCCAACCTGCTGGTAGGATGCGCCCCAAGCGTTGCCCACGTCCCATGTGTCCCCTTGCCAGGACATGCTCCCGCTCACGGATACGGACACGCTCCAGCCCCACACTACCGTGCCCCGGAATCGGACTCGTTCGACCAGTTCGAGGAATAA